From Anticarsia gemmatalis isolate Benzon Research Colony breed Stoneville strain chromosome 3, ilAntGemm2 primary, whole genome shotgun sequence, one genomic window encodes:
- the Osi21 gene encoding osiris 21 isoform X1, which translates to MCTAFRIYVVSVICVVVATGHVHGPRRSRRMEVDDSAQNEIDSGRAEDSSWWWTAELSVLQKLYDDCSAQKHMSMCLKGKALVALTRAVEQESVQLADGLTLVKQADAPSAVAEPRFFPGMSTEDKLDTMLRTKFEQLLNTHTISMDLASEGRGRGKKVLPYLLLGIFTTVTIVGGMALKTLAAIAGKALIASKVALTIAGIIALKKLFSHDGAPAETTFQVHADGHHRRNLYVVRPAKAGVVDPYFYGEHTTASV; encoded by the exons ATGTGCACCGCATTCCGGATATACGTCGTATCTGTTATCTGTGTGGTAGTGGCGACAGGTCACGTGCATGGACCTCGAAGATCCCGCAGGATGGAGGTCGACGATTCTGCCCAAAACGAAATTGACAGTGGTAGAGCCGAAGACAGTTCATGGTGGTGGACAGCCGAGCTTTCGGTTTTACAGAAACTTTACGATGATTGCAGTGCGCAGAAACACATGTCAATGTGTTTGAAGGGAAAAGCTCTAGTAGCACTCACTAGAGCAGTGGAACAG GAGAGCGTTCAGCTCGCTGACGGGCTGACGCTGGTGAAGCAAGCTGACGCACCCTCGGCGGTTGCGGAGCCGCGCTTCTTCCCTGGAATGTCCACAGAAGACAAGCTCGATACCATGCTACGCACCAAGTTCGAGCAGCTGTTGAATACTCATACAATTTCAATGGATTTGGCATCGGAAGGCCGTGGTAGAG gtAAAAAGGTTTTGCCTTACCTTTTACTCGGTATTTTCACAACTGTGACTATTGTGGGAGGAATGGCATTGAAGACTCTAGCAGCGATCGCTGGTAAGGCCTTGATCGCCAGCAAGGTTGCCTTGACCATTGCTGGAATCATCGCCTTGAAGAAATTGTTCAGTCACGACGGAGCTCCCGCTGAGACTACCTTCCAAGTGCATGCAGACGGACACCATAG GCGGAATCTATATGTGGTGAGGCCAGCGAAAGCAGGTGTGGTGGATCCGTACTTCTATGGCGAGCATACGACGGCGAGCGTTTAG
- the Osi21 gene encoding osiris 21 isoform X2, with the protein MCTAFRIYVVSVICVVVATGHVHGPRRSRRMEVDDSAQNEIDSGRAEDSSWWWTAELSVLQKLYDDCSAQKHMSMCLKGKALVALTRAVEQESVQLADGLTLVKQADAPSAVAEPRFFPGMSTEDKLDTMLRTKFEQLLNTHTISMDLASEGRGRGKKVLPYLLLGIFTTVTIVGGMALKTLAAIAGKALIASKVALTIAGIIALKKLFSHDGAPAETTFQVHADGHHSL; encoded by the exons ATGTGCACCGCATTCCGGATATACGTCGTATCTGTTATCTGTGTGGTAGTGGCGACAGGTCACGTGCATGGACCTCGAAGATCCCGCAGGATGGAGGTCGACGATTCTGCCCAAAACGAAATTGACAGTGGTAGAGCCGAAGACAGTTCATGGTGGTGGACAGCCGAGCTTTCGGTTTTACAGAAACTTTACGATGATTGCAGTGCGCAGAAACACATGTCAATGTGTTTGAAGGGAAAAGCTCTAGTAGCACTCACTAGAGCAGTGGAACAG GAGAGCGTTCAGCTCGCTGACGGGCTGACGCTGGTGAAGCAAGCTGACGCACCCTCGGCGGTTGCGGAGCCGCGCTTCTTCCCTGGAATGTCCACAGAAGACAAGCTCGATACCATGCTACGCACCAAGTTCGAGCAGCTGTTGAATACTCATACAATTTCAATGGATTTGGCATCGGAAGGCCGTGGTAGAG gtAAAAAGGTTTTGCCTTACCTTTTACTCGGTATTTTCACAACTGTGACTATTGTGGGAGGAATGGCATTGAAGACTCTAGCAGCGATCGCTGGTAAGGCCTTGATCGCCAGCAAGGTTGCCTTGACCATTGCTGGAATCATCGCCTTGAAGAAATTGTTCAGTCACGACGGAGCTCCCGCTGAGACTACCTTCCAAGTGCATGCAGACGGACACCATAG tCTTTAA